One Simkaniaceae bacterium DNA window includes the following coding sequences:
- a CDS encoding NifU family protein, which yields MQFFTPFTWSRYSKALKASILYPHNAGTITPEDAQMSEMRLLSGSAGRLKDGNFAKIYLLIDEEDGLIADAKFQAFGDSALIGSLQILCNFVLRKNYDQASRMTADLIDKQVREREDQNAFPPETYPHLNLALSALMEALEGCQDIPFAINYVPPVPFDREKGNEAPAFPHFNDLNDAQKKAIIEEVIEKDIRPYIELDAGGVEITKIDGYQITITYQGNCTSCYSATGATLSAIQSHLQTKVNENIAVIPDTSTLTFVP from the coding sequence ATGCAATTTTTTACCCCCTTTACTTGGTCTCGTTATAGCAAAGCGCTGAAAGCTTCAATTTTATATCCCCATAATGCCGGAACCATTACGCCTGAAGATGCTCAAATGAGTGAAATGCGGCTTCTTTCAGGTTCTGCGGGGCGTTTGAAGGACGGTAACTTTGCTAAAATCTATCTGCTTATTGATGAAGAGGATGGGCTCATTGCCGATGCAAAATTTCAAGCTTTTGGTGATAGCGCTCTGATCGGATCTCTACAAATTCTGTGCAATTTTGTGTTGAGAAAGAACTATGATCAAGCCTCTCGCATGACGGCAGATCTTATTGATAAACAGGTGCGCGAGCGCGAAGATCAAAATGCCTTTCCTCCTGAAACCTATCCCCATCTCAATTTGGCCCTTTCAGCCTTAATGGAGGCGTTAGAGGGATGTCAGGATATTCCTTTTGCCATCAATTATGTTCCACCTGTTCCTTTCGATCGAGAAAAAGGCAATGAGGCGCCCGCCTTTCCTCATTTTAATGATCTCAATGATGCGCAGAAAAAAGCCATTATTGAAGAAGTCATTGAAAAGGATATTCGTCCCTATATTGAACTCGATGCGGGGGGGGTTGAGATTACGAAGATTGATGGGTATCAAATTACGATTACTTATCAGGGGAATTGCACATCATGCTATTCGGCAACGGGAGCCACGCTCTCTGCGATTCAATCTCACTTACAAACAAAAGTAAATGAAAATATCGCTGTCATCCCCGATACGTCAACCCTCACATTTGTTCCTTAA